ACATCTCACACCTTCAACACCGCACAATTAATCACTTACATCAAAAGCCCTAACACTAAAGAGTGGGGGCGTTGTTTAAACTCATTGAGCCTAGCCCAAAAGACTTAGAAAACGCTAAACTCTACCAAGAAAAAATCTACATAGACTACTTTAAAAAATCTGTACCCAAATGTGATGCCTCTGATTATTTCGTGTATGTATTTGAGAGTATGCAAGAGTTGCATCAGTGGATAGAACAATATAGCCAAAAAGCCATTGCCTAAAATTGCTCACAGCCGCTTTACAAACCAAAGCTAGCGTTCTAGCACACTCCAAGCAATCCTAGAGCATTTTTAGCTTAAGTGTTTTTAAGTTTTTAAGGCACAATAGCACTAGCGGTTAAGGGCGAGCCCTTAAAAGAGCTCGCCCCCGTTTTTAGTATAATGGTGGGACGAATACCATTAAAACCGCTAATGCTAGCAACAATCGCATGGTGAAACCTCCTAACAGGAGGTCACCCACTACACTCCCCAACCCTTAAGCAAGAAACCTAATACTCCAAATCGTCCCTAAGAGTTTCACCATTTGTACGCGCCAATTTTAACATTAAAATTTTTAACCCCTCTTAAGCTTTTACTGCACACAAGACTATATGAATAAAGACATTATGAATCCCGTGCAACTGCGCAAACTAGCCAAACTAGATAGAGAAAAACACTGCTTACTTTCAACTTGTGTTCTGTGTATAACGCTGTCAATAGAGTCCTACAAGAATACAGACATAGCTTTCGAGCAAAAGCGTGAGAGAGCTAGAATAGGTATTTACGACCAAAACCCCTAAGCAAAGTCCCCATACCCAAATGGCAAGAGCTAGGTTGCTATCGATATCATCAAAACAGCCCATACCTATGCCACAGACAAACCCAACAATGGGCTCAGTGTTTTTAACTATGAGAGCATGCAAGATAGAGCAAACAAGCAAATGGAGCGGGAGCTTGAGAAAATGGAGAGAAAATCTAAGCATTAAATATTATTTAAAATGATTAATAATTTTGATTAAAATTAATAAATTTAATTAAACTTTATAATTAAAACCCTTGCGTTTGCCACGCCTGTAGATAACCATCCAAAAGCCAGAGCTGTTATGGCGTGGCAAACCCCACGCAGCGTAGCGGAGTGGTAGCCCACATGAACGCATAAGACCAACTAACCTCTTTAACACGCTCATTATTTGCTATCCTTATTTGATATTTTTAATATACTGACAACCGGTTTGATTGCCTAAATCACAAGCTTTTTGGAAGTAATGCCGTGCCATTTCTTTATCCTGTCCCACACCGTTACCGTTTGCATACATCACTCCCAGATTTAAATAACCGTAACTATCCCCCATGTCTGCAGCTTTTTGGTAGTTCTGTAAGGCTTTTGAGTAGTCCTTTTCAACGCCTCGACCTCTCATGTACATCCCTCCTAGGTTGATATAACCATCAGTAAGCTCCATTTCTACGGCTTTTTGGAAGTATTGCAGAGCTTTTGCGTAGTCTTGGACAACACCCCGACCATCTCTATACATCACTCCTAGGTTATCGTAACCGAAAGCATCACCCGTTTCTGCTGCTTTTTTGTAATACTGTACGGCTTTTGAGTAATCTTTTTCAACGCCTTGACCGTTTTCATACATTAATCCCAAATTGTAATAGCCTTCAGCACTCCCCATTTCTGCGGCTTTTTGGAAGTATTGCGCAGCTTTTGAGTAGTCTCGGACGACACCTTGACCCACTTTGTACATCACTCCCAAGTTGTTAGAAGCCTTAGCATCCCCCATTTCTGCGGCTTTTTGGAAGTATTTTAGAGCTTTTTCGTAGTCTTTTTCAACGCCTTGACCAGCTCTATACATCACTCCCAAGTTGTTAGAAGCACTAGCACTCCCCATTTCTGCTGCTTTTTGGAAGTATTGCGTAGCTTTTGAGTAGTCTTTGTTTTTATAGGCATCTCCAGCAAGATCAAAATACCGATCTGCCTCTCCACCTGCATAAACCCCACTCAAGCACAATGAGACCAGTAGTGTTGCCTGACACACACTCTTTAAAAAACTTGCCATCTTTTCCCCTTTACTATCCTTGTATCTAAGATTGTAAAATATTCTAAAGACTCAAACTTTTATAGCTCCAACAAAAACCATATATAACCGACACACAGCCCATTTTCTCAACAAACTTTCAAGGATGCATTTTTGCCAAGGAAGCACAAGAATCCTTATCACCCATATCACAAGCTTTTTGGTAATATTCTTGAGCTTTTTGAGTACTTTTTGGAATACCTCGACCATTTTCATACATGTACGCCAAACTACTATAGGCTTCAGCATATCCCATATTTGCCGCTTTCTGAAAATATTCTGCAGCTTTTCTGTAATCTTGAATAACACCCTCGCCTGTATAGTACATGACTCCCAGATTAACATAAGCAGAACCCCCACCTGCATCTATAGACTTTTGATAGTATTCTAGAGCTTTTGAATAGTCTTGTGCAACGCCTCGACCATTTTGGTACATAGAGCCCAAATTACTATAAGCAGCAGCTTTTGCCTCACTATTCCCTACCTCTATAGCCTTTTTGAAATATTCTAGAGTTTTGGAATAGTCCTTGGGGACACCTTGACCATGCTCAAACATATACCCAAGGTTAAGGTAAGCTTCAGCATATCCAAGATCTTTGGCTTTCAAATAATAGGCAACGGCTTTTGAATAGTCTTGTGCAACGCCTCGACCATTTTGGTACATAGAGCCCAAATTACTATAAGCAGCAGCTTTTATTTCATTATCTCCTTTTTCTGCAGCTTTTTGGTAGTACTCCAAGGCCTTGGAGTAGTCTTGAGAGAGACCTTTCCCATGTTCGTACATGCTCCCCAAGTTATAAAAAGCACTGCTATTCCCCATCTCTACAGCTTTTTGGAGGTATTGCACGGCTTTAGAATAATTTTTTTCATCATAAGCTTTATGTGCAATATCAAGATACTTATCCGCCTCTTCATTGTTATTTGCATGGTTTGGCTCACTTTTAGGCGTGGCACCATATCTTTTTGCCCTCCAACAAGCCCCTTGAAAGCCCAAATCACAAGACTTTTGGTAGTATTGCCCCGCTATTTTCATATCCGCTTTAACTCCTTGGCCGGATCGATACATCTCAGCCAAAGCGTAGTAACCCGCCGGCTCTCCCATGTCTATGGCTTTTTTAAAATATTGCATGGCTTTAGGATAATCTGGGTGATCGCTTGGTCTATGTGGTTCTGAATACATGAGCCCTAAACTAACATAAGCCAAAGCATCCCCACTATCTCCTGCTTTTTTATAGGCTTGCATGGTTTGTTGATAGTATTGTGTGGC
This window of the Helicobacter sp. NHP19-012 genome carries:
- a CDS encoding SEL1-like repeat protein; the protein is MASFLKSVCQATLLVSLCLSGVYAGGEADRYFDLAGDAYKNKDYSKATQYFQKAAEMGSASASNNLGVMYRAGQGVEKDYEKALKYFQKAAEMGDAKASNNLGVMYKVGQGVVRDYSKAAQYFQKAAEMGSAEGYYNLGLMYENGQGVEKDYSKAVQYYKKAAETGDAFGYDNLGVMYRDGRGVVQDYAKALQYFQKAVEMELTDGYINLGGMYMRGRGVEKDYSKALQNYQKAADMGDSYGYLNLGVMYANGNGVGQDKEMARHYFQKACDLGNQTGCQYIKNIK
- a CDS encoding SEL1-like repeat protein, giving the protein MGDARGYIGLGNMSQFVQKDHQKAMQYYQQAAKMGSALAYRILWQMYELGQGGVKRDTVKATQYYQQTMQAYKKAGDSGDALAYVSLGLMYSEPHRPSDHPDYPKAMQYFKKAIDMGEPAGYYALAEMYRSGQGVKADMKIAGQYYQKSCDLGFQGACWRAKRYGATPKSEPNHANNNEEADKYLDIAHKAYDEKNYSKAVQYLQKAVEMGNSSAFYNLGSMYEHGKGLSQDYSKALEYYQKAAEKGDNEIKAAAYSNLGSMYQNGRGVAQDYSKAVAYYLKAKDLGYAEAYLNLGYMFEHGQGVPKDYSKTLEYFKKAIEVGNSEAKAAAYSNLGSMYQNGRGVAQDYSKALEYYQKSIDAGGGSAYVNLGVMYYTGEGVIQDYRKAAEYFQKAANMGYAEAYSSLAYMYENGRGIPKSTQKAQEYYQKACDMGDKDSCASLAKMHP